ATGAGAAGATAGAATGTGATCGAAGACCGTTGGGGGCGAAAACATACCCTCTGCCTTCAGACAACAGGTTTGCGCTGAAGATTAGCGGACTCGAAAATGAATACATACCCGATAAGGAATATCCTAGTaagtaatgttttatttttactttctaaacgtacctacctactttgaaaTTGACAAGTGATGCCTCGATTCGAATCGATAGATTGGTGCATCGATACAAGTCAAATCGCTTCATTCGAATATCGAATTACTATAAAAATATCGTACCGTTAAATCTGATACATAATAAGAAATCGTTTTACTATCTTCCATTCCAGTAACATTGTATTCTCGAGACAACATATCAACATTCATTGCATTCACAATATCGGCTAGGGAAGATGAGATATTGAATGGAAAGAATGGCAGACCGCTGCACCTGCACCCAGGGCGGATATTCCCGTCCCGCTACTCCGATGAGGGCATGATCAGCCCCAACTGTAATAACACCGTCATACAAGCGAATATCAACCCTAAGTATCATGTGGAGGTAAGAATACCTTTCAAATTTGTACATGGGTAATTGACAGAACTAACCAACCAAAGAACTAACAGCAATAAACCAACTCCCTATATCCGACCTGTGTTAAGATGACAATTAGGTATTATCAGGTATTTTTATCTCGGCCGAACCAAACGTTGCCTGTTTCCATAATGTTTTCATGGACCGAAGTTTTCTCATCAAacgataatataatatgtaactaGCAATTTCTTTAATTCAGGCATCCTGGAGAGCACCTCCAAAGGACAACAAGTGTGTGACGATCTACGCTCTAGTGGCAGTCAAATACGACGTTTGGTATGACTATGATGGCCCACTCTCCAAAAGGGTTTGTGAGGATCGCCGCAAGGCAGCTGACATGCCACCTATCATAAATGATGACAACTGTAATGTGTGTGAAGATGCTAAGTTTcaggtacctacttttgaTTAATAAAAAGAAGTATCAGCAGGTACCAATTTCCCTTCCTTCCCCTATTTTACTTGTAGCCGTTCTAGAATCTTCCGCTAAAATTTAGATGATATTATACATTGTACCTCTTCTCGTCCCGGATGATGAACTCGGTCTGCACTCGAGCAATCAATTAGCAGCTTCTTCTAACAGCTTTCATTCAACAGCTGCAACATTCATTCTTCAGCTCACATACTCTAGGTATACCTCTATCTCCCTTGCTCACAGCTAACCTTCGAAGGCACATGGTCATTCAACACGCACGAGTTCATGTTCCCGAAGACGCCCGGCGTGGCGCGCTTCAGCGACATCGTGGGCGCGTCTCACGGCAACGGCTTCTGTCTCTACAAGCTCAACAAGATGGCCACCGAGGGGCTCAAGATGCTCGCTGAGCAGGGGAACACTACGCAGCTGGAGCAGGAGGTGCAGCAAGAGGTAGGGACGGTGAAAAAGTATTTGTGGTTAAAGCTTCGTCGATCGTCTTTTGTTTTCGACTTATGGGATACGGCTTTGGTCACTCTGGGGTGTAGGTAAGGCAAGTTGAATTAGTtggaaataagtaggtatgaacttatttataaattaaagaaCTTAGTCAGGTAGGAACCTATGTACTTCAAATGCATGCTTTGATTGCATCAATCGGATAGAAAAGGTTGACTAAAATTATTCATACTTTGCCATTTTCAGTTGGGCAACAAAGTGAGGACAATTATAAAAGCGACAGAGCCACCCAGTCCAAGCATGTCGACCAGTGCGGTGTTCAGAGCTGGACCCAATCACCATCGAGTGTCCATGGTGGCAGCCATCATACCCTCGCCTGATTGGTTCCTCGGAGTAGCGGACTTCGAACTGTGTTCGATAGAGACCAAGTACTGGGCCGAGAATTTGACTCTCAATCTGTATCCTATCGATGCGGGCACGGACAGTGGCATGGATtttgaagtaagtacctacaactaGATACATGCAGTGCAACTACAACTTACATATTCAGTACCTAtttttttcatcatcatcatcattacttTTATTGGAACTTGACTTGTCCTAATGTTTCTTatcaattttcaaaatttattcAACCATCCCAAATTTACTTAAGTctttacttatacttatacgAAATTATTCTACCTTTTAGTCTCCAAATGAGGGAACAATGCCACCTAAGCCGATTTCTCTAGCGGTCATAAACCGTGAAGCATTGAAGGATGATGAGAAAAAGAAGCCATTTGCCAAACTCCATATAAAACTCCTGAAGACCTACAGCAATCCCGCATGTAAGGATTATGAAGAAGAGAACGAAGTCCCAAGTTATGGTggtatatgttttttatacttattacttacaatGCGGAAATGTACTTCTTAGCATAAGAAGATGGGCGGTCAATAAACCTTAAACTAAGCAACATTTTCTGTATCAAACGATCGGTCAATTTCTAACCTGTACAGTGTACACTACATCATATTGAAAATTGTAATACATTGTGTATTTTTCAGGAGAAGATTCAACTAGCAGAGATTATGTAACTTATACAAACTATAAAGACAACTTTGAGCCGCCGCAGTACACCACGTCAAGGTAAAATACCATACAAACCTTCATACATAATTAGGTAGATTAGTAGGTAATTACATAGCTGCAGCTACAGCACTCTTTATccacataaaaaaacactacagcTTTACATGTGACAAAACTCGAAAAACATGGCAAAATGCTCAACCTATGTCAACATCACAAAACAACCTACTGTCTACCATCATCCTCCCCAACTACCATTCCAGCGAGGAACCCTCGATGCCGGACGGGGCTGGTGACCCTGAATGCCCGGTGCAGTGGGAGAAGTGGCTGAGCTGCGAGGGCGAGTGCCGGGAGGGCGTGCTGCGCGGCTACCGGAGCCGCCTCGGCAACCACGTGGTCGACGGCGTGCCGGTCGGGAAGTATGCTAATGATGTGAGTATTCCTTACTGAAGAGCCTATGATGCCAGGCCCGGATGGTGACCCGGAGTGCCCGGTGCAGTGGGAGAAGTGGCTGAGCTGCGAGGGCGAGTGCCGGGAGGGCGTGCTGCGCGGCTACCGGAGCCGCCTCGGCAACCACGTGGTCGACGGCGTGCCGGTCGGGAAGTATGCTAATGATGTGAGTATTCCTAGGAAAGCGCCCACCTATCGGATCTTCATAAATGTGTGTAGAAACACGGCGTGGCAATGCCGACGAAATgaacgcacttgtgtgaatttctataagTCCAAATAATTCTGAATGTGATGCGTCTGTTGCGTACAATGCAAGGATCCGAAGATGGACGCTTATTACCTTTAACAAGGAAGAGTAAATCCATTTCATAACAAAAGTGTATACCTAACTATCttctgtacctacttaagaagCAGACTGTACCATCATAGTACAAGCTGTAAACCTGTAAAAtcctctattctattctattctcatagggggtgaagttcctgtacgtggctctctcgagtggaacctttgtacatatccccttggtttcagctcagccagcctagctcccgggtaaactggagtagcaggcctgggtgttgtaatagctgaggtaggcgctctgttggtccaagaatagataatcttgtttctgtagtaggtggacaagctaacagaaaatgttcaaccgtctcatctacttccttacatgtcctacataagggactagttgagttacctatggtatataagtgtttattcacgcaacaatGTCCTGTAAAATCCTCAAAAACAGTATCTTATGATTTCAGGGATCTGGAAATAATTTCAAGATACCAAAAGAGTGTCTAGATATCCCACTAATTACTACTGAAGAATGTGAGGAACCATGCAATGAAAGCTCCacgagtaagtatataaaaccTAGTTAAAAATGTAAGCAAAAAATTTTAAATCCTTAACCCTAGAACCATGGAAATAGTTTCTACTTCCAGGCCTAGAACCTGACTTTTAAAAAACTGGCAAGTGGATAGAACCACTTAACTACTAGTTAACTGGTCATTAGTCATTCATCAGACCGAACATGAAAAACTGAACGTTCTTATCATTTCTATTTCAGCCGATCCACCGTTCGCCCCTGGAGAAAAGtggttgtaataaataaatacttacttaattaaataaagcaAGCATTATTTTGAAAACATCACCGTGTACACTATTAACCACGTAACTTGAACAAATGGCCATCAAATGGCGGTTATTATGTCAACGActtagggtgaattcgtccaaacatcacgttacacgagaataactataccggaataaaatttatacgcgagtaaatatctaggataagtatgattaaattgaatgaacgaggaacgaaactgtaatgcaactaaaataaaattagctgcgtttcaaagcacacacgcactcacgccttgtactacagtactcccttgcggggtaggcagaggtgcattgctgcacccacttttcgccagagtgttatgttagtcccaatgtaatagggggcgggcctattgccattttacgggcacatccaagacccgagaacaaatatctgtgtttaaacaaatatctgccccagccgggaatcgaacccgggaccatcggctcagtagtcaggtcactaaccactacgccattcggtcgctttcaaagcatgcaatagaaatgacatgccaacttagtttaaatggattataaaagtatgaaattgtttatgttttaatattttattcgctgttgttattctgagactttgccttttaacgtacttttgtttatgttttgacagatgtgtttatatgtcattatgacggttttctaatcagctgatgtgctgccgccattacaaaattactctcggataagctcgttacacggtcaattttggcggtataacattttattcttgggataagctacttatcttggtttcaggtttggtagaatgcaaaatctgcttactcgcgagtaactggtactttgctctcgagtaaaaagttactcgacgttggccgaatccgcccttagtagtaccatagaataacaagtaggTACAGGTACAGTAGTACTACACTAgtactagtactcgttattctatggtataGTAACTACTTGCTCTACCTatagtagttaggtacct
This window of the Plutella xylostella chromosome 12, ilPluXylo3.1, whole genome shotgun sequence genome carries:
- the LOC105383291 gene encoding spondin-1, with protein sequence MFKYTLFFIIATEVCAKLDEKIECDRRPLGAKTYPLPSDNRFALKISGLENEYIPDKEYPITLYSRDNISTFIAFTISAREDEILNGKNGRPLHLHPGRIFPSRYSDEGMISPNCNNTVIQANINPKYHVEASWRAPPKDNKCVTIYALVAVKYDVWYDYDGPLSKRVCEDRRKAADMPPIINDDNCNVCEDAKFQLTFEGTWSFNTHEFMFPKTPGVARFSDIVGASHGNGFCLYKLNKMATEGLKMLAEQGNTTQLEQEVQQELGNKVRTIIKATEPPSPSMSTSAVFRAGPNHHRVSMVAAIIPSPDWFLGVADFELCSIETKYWAENLTLNLYPIDAGTDSGMDFESPNEGTMPPKPISLAVINREALKDDEKKKPFAKLHIKLLKTYSNPACKDYEEENEVPSYGGEDSTSRDYVTYTNYKDNFEPPQYTTSSEEPSMPDGAGDPECPVQWEKWLSCEGECREGVLRGYRSRLGNHVVDGVPVGKYANDGSGNNFKIPKECLDIPLITTEECEEPCNESSTTDPPFAPGEKWL